In a single window of the Serratia quinivorans genome:
- the ddc_2 gene encoding L-2,4-diaminobutyrate decarboxylase produces MSRLNPILAASAQSTEAYQQAIEQSSQAVVQWLQQPEMYQGKTVAELRERITLDFNPQGLGNQAAIERAIEYFLKDSLSVHHPQCVAHLHCPSLVISQAAEVLINATNQSMDSWDQSPSATIIEMKLIEWLRTQVGYQPGDAGVFTSGGTQSNLMGLMLARDAFFAKQGHSVQQDGLVGNLRKIKVLCSENAHFSVQKNMALLGLGYQSVTLVKTDQFARMDVNDLAEKLAQAQANGEQILAIVATAGTTDAGAIDPLRAIAQLAAEHQIWVHVDAAWGGALLLSEKYRDYLDGIELVDSITLDFHKQFFQTISCGAFLLKEARHYELMRYQAAYLNSEFDEAQGVPNLVSKSLQTTRRFDALKLWMGLEALGQQQYAAIIDHGVTLAQQVAHYIGDQPALELVMQPQLASVLFRYRPQSLAASSDAAVALLNQRIGDALLESGRANVGVTEFNGVTCLKMTLLNPTVSLDDIKVLLALVEKTAQQLPAA; encoded by the coding sequence ATGTCCCGGTTAAACCCGATTCTGGCCGCTTCGGCGCAAAGCACCGAAGCCTACCAGCAAGCGATCGAGCAAAGCAGCCAGGCGGTAGTGCAGTGGCTGCAACAACCCGAGATGTATCAGGGGAAAACCGTTGCCGAATTGCGTGAACGCATTACGCTTGATTTTAATCCGCAGGGCCTGGGCAACCAGGCAGCGATCGAACGCGCGATTGAGTACTTTTTAAAAGACAGCCTGTCGGTACATCACCCACAGTGCGTCGCGCATTTGCATTGTCCAAGCCTGGTGATTAGCCAGGCCGCGGAAGTGCTGATCAACGCCACCAACCAGAGCATGGACTCCTGGGATCAAAGCCCGTCAGCCACCATCATCGAGATGAAGCTGATCGAGTGGTTGCGTACCCAGGTCGGTTATCAGCCTGGCGATGCGGGCGTGTTCACCAGCGGCGGTACCCAGAGCAATCTGATGGGCCTGATGCTGGCACGCGATGCCTTCTTCGCCAAACAGGGCCACTCTGTGCAACAGGATGGCCTGGTCGGTAACCTGCGCAAGATTAAAGTCTTATGTTCTGAGAATGCCCATTTTTCGGTGCAAAAGAACATGGCGTTGCTCGGCCTGGGTTATCAATCCGTGACGCTGGTGAAAACCGATCAATTCGCACGAATGGATGTGAACGACCTGGCCGAAAAACTGGCGCAAGCCCAGGCCAATGGCGAACAGATCCTGGCGATCGTCGCCACCGCAGGCACCACCGATGCCGGAGCTATCGACCCGCTGCGTGCGATTGCGCAGTTGGCGGCAGAACACCAGATCTGGGTGCATGTTGATGCGGCATGGGGTGGCGCGTTGCTGCTTTCCGAGAAGTACCGTGACTATCTGGACGGCATTGAATTAGTGGATTCCATTACCCTGGACTTCCATAAACAGTTCTTCCAGACCATCAGTTGCGGCGCCTTCTTGCTGAAAGAAGCCCGTCACTATGAGCTGATGCGCTATCAGGCGGCTTACCTGAACTCCGAATTCGACGAAGCTCAGGGCGTGCCTAACCTGGTGTCCAAATCCTTGCAGACCACCCGCCGTTTTGATGCGTTAAAACTGTGGATGGGGCTGGAGGCATTAGGGCAACAGCAATACGCCGCGATCATCGATCACGGCGTGACGCTGGCGCAACAGGTTGCCCACTATATCGGCGACCAACCGGCGCTGGAACTGGTGATGCAGCCACAGTTGGCCAGTGTGCTGTTCCGCTACCGTCCGCAGTCATTAGCCGCCAGCAGCGATGCCGCAGTAGCACTGCTGAACCAGCGAATTGGTGATGCATTGCTGGAGTCAGGACGAGCCAACGTTGGGGTGACCGAATTTAATGGCGTAACCTGCCTGAAAATGACGTTGTTAAACCCAACGGTCAGCCTGGACGATATCAAAGTCCTGCTGGCACTGGTGGAAAAAACCGCGCAGCAGTTGCCTGCCGCCTAA
- the hoxN gene encoding High-affinity nickel transport protein: MVNREFFRTHTRAFWLLLALVALNLLAWGAAFAAFHHYPALIAAALLAYGYGLRHAVDADHIAAIDNVTRKLMQQGQRPVSVGAFFSLGHSSIVILACIAIAATSLAFGDRIGWLHQYGATLGTLISSLFLLAMALLNWLIFRDVYRIFRQVKRGEKLVEQDVALLVNGSGGVMTRLYRFAFNLVNKSWHMYLVGFLFGLGFDTATEVGLLGISAAGATSGLSVWSIMLFPLLFASGMALIDSLDNFVMVGAYGWAFNKPIRKLYYNMTITATSVAIALVIGGLEGLGLLVDKLGLQGGLWRGVEVLNDHMGNVGYAAIALFVVLWALSALNYRRKNYDSLTL; encoded by the coding sequence ATGGTAAACCGCGAGTTTTTCCGCACCCATACCCGCGCCTTTTGGCTATTACTGGCGCTGGTGGCGCTAAACCTGTTGGCCTGGGGAGCGGCTTTTGCCGCATTCCATCACTACCCGGCGTTAATCGCTGCCGCTTTGCTGGCTTATGGCTACGGGCTGCGTCATGCGGTAGATGCCGATCATATCGCCGCTATTGATAACGTCACCCGCAAACTGATGCAGCAAGGCCAGCGCCCGGTTTCCGTCGGCGCATTCTTCTCTTTGGGCCACTCCAGCATTGTGATCCTGGCCTGCATCGCCATTGCCGCCACTTCATTGGCATTTGGCGATCGTATTGGCTGGCTGCATCAGTACGGCGCGACACTGGGCACGCTGATCTCCTCGCTGTTCCTGTTGGCCATGGCGCTGTTGAACTGGCTGATTTTCCGTGATGTTTACCGAATTTTCCGCCAGGTGAAACGCGGGGAAAAACTGGTGGAACAAGATGTCGCCCTGCTGGTTAACGGGAGCGGCGGCGTGATGACACGTCTGTATCGCTTCGCTTTTAATCTGGTGAATAAAAGCTGGCATATGTATCTGGTCGGCTTTTTATTTGGCCTGGGTTTTGACACCGCCACCGAAGTCGGCCTGTTGGGCATCTCCGCAGCCGGTGCCACTTCCGGCCTGTCGGTCTGGTCGATTATGTTGTTCCCGTTGCTGTTCGCCAGCGGCATGGCGTTGATTGACTCGCTGGATAATTTTGTGATGGTCGGCGCTTATGGCTGGGCCTTCAATAAACCGATCCGCAAGCTGTATTACAACATGACCATTACCGCCACCAGCGTGGCTATTGCTCTGGTGATCGGTGGCCTGGAAGGTTTGGGGTTGTTGGTCGACAAACTTGGGTTACAAGGCGGGCTGTGGCGCGGTGTTGAAGTCCTCAATGACCATATGGGCAACGTGGGTTACGCCGCTATCGCATTATTTGTGGTGCTGTGGGCGTTGTCCGCGCTGAATTACCGCCGCAAAAACTATGACTCGCTGACCCTCTAG
- the cph2_3 gene encoding Bacteriophytochrome cph2 yields MLSVCAGPHHSVSRLAGDEFTVILWPLAHPQLQVSAFCESVLARLAATERVGNQNVRLSASIGAAITSGDDMSAEALLTKADDAMYQAKSAGKGTYAIR; encoded by the coding sequence TTGCTCAGTGTCTGTGCCGGGCCTCATCACAGCGTTTCGCGCCTCGCCGGCGATGAGTTTACTGTCATTCTCTGGCCTTTGGCGCATCCGCAGCTGCAGGTCAGCGCGTTTTGCGAGAGCGTGTTGGCCAGGTTGGCGGCAACGGAACGGGTCGGTAATCAAAACGTGAGACTCTCTGCCAGTATCGGTGCAGCCATTACTTCTGGCGACGATATGAGCGCCGAAGCCCTGCTGACCAAAGCAGACGATGCCATGTATCAGGCCAAATCCGCCGGCAAAGGGACCTATGCCATCCGTTAA
- the ydaM_2 gene encoding Probable diguanylate cyclase YdaM, with translation MYEPCFPENETERLSVLHSLNVLDTNSVEKLDRVTRLAAKYFGVSIALISLIDRERQWFLSRSGLEARESPRNISFCGHAILQRDALVVPDTAADPRFFDNPLVTGGPKIGFYAGQPLLSLDGLPLGTLCIIDGHPQAFSSEMVHDLRDFAAVIEEYLHSIERDIYTEALKSNLQRSEALFEQTFSQAAVGMALVSLEGYWLRVNPRLCEMLQYSERALLERTFQDITYREDLHNDLGLLHQLLANEIDTYSMEKRYIRADGSRIWVQLTVSLNRLPNGEPHHFISVIVDISERKAAEADLYTLQHELEDRVVTRTRELNFAVNKLNHEIANRALTELQLSSEKERLRAITDNMPALISQIDANERYLFANSAYKSWFGLDESHLSAMTVQAFMGDEAYAAAKPMIERALKGETVSFENELQTRQGTVIIHNTLVPSETRGFYILSMDITELKRLQRRLEYDVSHDMLTGLTNRRAFLLRLGATLQACCPQQQMALLFIDLDGFKTLNDSLAMISAILS, from the coding sequence ATGTACGAACCCTGTTTTCCAGAAAATGAAACCGAACGGCTGTCGGTTCTGCATTCACTCAACGTACTGGACACGAATTCGGTAGAGAAATTAGATCGGGTCACGCGCCTGGCCGCCAAATATTTTGGCGTCAGTATTGCCCTGATTTCCTTGATCGATCGTGAGCGCCAATGGTTCCTTTCTCGCTCGGGTTTGGAGGCACGGGAATCGCCACGCAATATTTCGTTTTGCGGACACGCCATTTTGCAACGTGATGCGTTGGTGGTGCCCGATACCGCGGCCGATCCACGTTTCTTCGACAACCCCTTGGTCACCGGCGGGCCCAAAATCGGTTTTTATGCCGGGCAACCCTTGTTGTCTCTGGATGGTCTGCCGTTGGGCACCCTGTGCATTATCGACGGTCACCCACAGGCGTTCTCTTCAGAGATGGTGCATGATTTACGCGATTTTGCCGCCGTTATCGAAGAGTATTTGCACAGTATTGAGCGTGATATTTATACCGAGGCTCTGAAATCAAACCTGCAACGTAGCGAAGCCTTATTTGAACAGACCTTTTCACAAGCGGCAGTGGGCATGGCCCTGGTCTCATTAGAGGGATATTGGCTGCGGGTGAATCCGCGGCTCTGTGAAATGTTGCAGTACTCTGAACGGGCACTGCTGGAGCGTACCTTCCAGGACATCACCTATCGCGAAGACCTGCACAACGACCTCGGGCTGCTGCACCAGTTATTGGCCAATGAAATAGACACCTATTCGATGGAAAAGCGCTATATCCGCGCTGATGGCTCAAGGATTTGGGTTCAGCTTACCGTGTCGCTTAATCGCTTGCCCAATGGTGAGCCTCATCATTTTATCTCGGTTATTGTCGATATCAGCGAGCGCAAAGCGGCAGAGGCCGACCTCTACACTCTGCAACATGAGCTCGAAGACAGGGTAGTGACACGTACCCGTGAGTTGAATTTTGCCGTTAATAAACTCAATCACGAGATTGCCAATCGGGCACTCACCGAGCTGCAACTGAGTAGTGAAAAAGAACGCCTGCGGGCCATTACCGATAATATGCCGGCCTTGATCAGCCAGATCGACGCCAATGAGCGTTATCTGTTTGCCAACAGTGCTTACAAAAGCTGGTTCGGTCTGGATGAATCTCACCTCAGCGCGATGACCGTACAGGCATTTATGGGCGACGAGGCTTATGCCGCAGCCAAGCCTATGATCGAGCGGGCGTTAAAGGGGGAAACCGTCAGTTTTGAGAACGAACTGCAAACGCGCCAGGGGACAGTGATCATTCATAACACCCTGGTACCCAGCGAAACCCGGGGCTTTTATATTCTTTCCATGGATATTACCGAGCTTAAACGTTTGCAGCGGCGGTTAGAGTACGACGTTTCTCATGACATGCTGACCGGGTTAACCAATCGGCGGGCTTTCTTGCTCCGGTTAGGCGCGACGCTGCAGGCTTGTTGCCCACAACAGCAGATGGCGTTGCTGTTTATCGATCTTGATGGTTTCAAAACGCTTAACGACAGTTTGGCCATGATTTCGGCGATCTTATCCTGA
- the nodD2_2 gene encoding Nodulation protein D 2 yields MTDPDLNLLIALDALLSLGSVAGAARRLKLSASAMSRTLSRLRAVTGDPLLVRAGRKMVLTPYAEEIRERTQNAVFEARAVLRPSVSELNLATLERTFTLRANEGFVEAFGAVLIAAAAKEAPLVRLCFAPKPEKSSTHLREGLVDLEIGVLGEMGPEIRLQTLFRDRFVAVVRKGHPFEQQTEITAQQYAACGHVVASRRGLLTGPVDQALAELGLERKVAAVVPSFPAALAVAQASDLVALVPASFLINQPVGTTLYAFELPVKTQGITVSQMWHPRLEADPAHRWLRQWVLGVVKQRFATIND; encoded by the coding sequence ATGACAGACCCCGATCTTAATTTACTGATTGCTCTCGATGCCCTGCTTTCCCTGGGCAGCGTCGCGGGTGCTGCCCGCCGTCTTAAATTAAGCGCCTCTGCGATGAGCCGCACGCTTAGCCGCCTGCGAGCGGTCACCGGCGATCCCTTATTGGTGCGCGCTGGTCGCAAAATGGTGTTGACGCCCTATGCCGAAGAGATACGCGAGCGGACGCAAAACGCCGTGTTTGAAGCCCGTGCGGTATTGCGCCCCTCGGTGTCAGAACTGAATTTAGCTACTCTGGAACGCACCTTTACCCTGCGCGCCAACGAGGGTTTTGTCGAAGCCTTTGGCGCCGTGCTGATCGCAGCAGCCGCAAAGGAAGCCCCTTTGGTACGCCTGTGTTTTGCCCCCAAGCCAGAGAAAAGCTCCACCCATTTGCGCGAAGGATTGGTCGATCTTGAGATTGGCGTGCTGGGGGAAATGGGGCCGGAGATTCGATTACAGACCCTGTTCCGTGACCGATTTGTCGCGGTAGTCCGCAAAGGCCATCCGTTTGAGCAGCAGACCGAAATTACTGCCCAACAGTATGCCGCCTGTGGTCATGTGGTTGCCTCGCGCCGTGGGCTATTAACCGGGCCAGTAGACCAGGCGTTGGCCGAATTAGGACTGGAACGCAAGGTGGCCGCCGTAGTACCGAGTTTTCCCGCCGCGCTGGCGGTAGCTCAGGCCTCTGATTTAGTGGCATTGGTCCCCGCCTCTTTCCTGATCAACCAACCGGTCGGCACCACACTTTATGCGTTTGAACTGCCGGTAAAAACACAGGGCATTACCGTTTCGCAGATGTGGCATCCGCGTTTAGAAGCCGATCCAGCCCATCGTTGGCTGCGACAATGGGTGTTAGGCGTGGTTAAACAGCGTTTCGCGACGATAAATGATTGA
- the dat gene encoding Diaminobutyrate--2-oxoglutarate aminotransferase — MTDKVRIDNFGVNLENVNNETYLARQAEFESNVRSYPRKLPLAIAKAQGVWITDVENNQYLDCLAGAGTLALGHNHPDILQSIQNVITSGLPLHTLDLTTPLKDQFSAYLLSLLPGQGQEYCLQFCGPSGADAVEAALKLAKKHTGRSGVISFSGGYHGMTHGALAVTGNLSPKEAINGMMPEVQFMPYPHEYRCPLGIGGEAGVKALTYYFENLINDVESGVRKPAAVILEAVQGEGGVNPAPVEWLQRIRKVTQEHGILLIIDEVQAGFARTGKLFAFEHAGIEPDIIVMSKAVGGGLPLAVLGIKKEFDAWEPGHHTGTFRGNQLAMATGLTTLQHLKDHNVAAKVAAQGEWLKAKLAELQKRYPAIGHVRGLGLMIGMEIVKPGEAQDHMGCYPADPQLSALLQKKCFEAGLILERGGRNGNVLRLLPSLLITNDELGIFLDKFEQALLAAGVKPVGME, encoded by the coding sequence ATGACGGATAAAGTCCGTATTGATAATTTCGGTGTGAATTTAGAAAATGTAAACAACGAAACATATTTGGCGAGACAAGCCGAATTTGAATCGAATGTCAGGAGTTACCCCCGTAAATTGCCGTTGGCAATTGCGAAAGCCCAAGGCGTGTGGATCACCGATGTTGAGAATAATCAATATCTTGATTGCCTGGCTGGTGCGGGTACGCTGGCTCTGGGTCATAACCATCCTGACATCCTCCAAAGCATCCAAAATGTCATTACCAGCGGCTTGCCGTTACATACCCTCGATCTTACAACGCCGTTGAAAGATCAGTTCTCAGCTTATTTGCTCTCTTTATTGCCAGGACAGGGCCAGGAATACTGCCTGCAGTTCTGTGGCCCTTCGGGCGCAGACGCGGTTGAAGCCGCTCTGAAACTGGCGAAAAAGCACACCGGCCGTTCTGGCGTGATCAGCTTCTCCGGCGGCTATCATGGCATGACCCATGGCGCGCTGGCGGTTACAGGCAACCTGTCACCGAAAGAAGCGATTAACGGCATGATGCCGGAAGTCCAGTTTATGCCTTACCCGCATGAGTACCGCTGCCCGCTGGGTATCGGCGGCGAAGCCGGCGTTAAAGCACTGACCTACTATTTTGAAAACCTGATTAATGACGTCGAAAGCGGCGTGCGCAAACCTGCGGCAGTCATCCTGGAAGCGGTTCAGGGTGAAGGCGGCGTCAACCCGGCGCCGGTCGAATGGTTGCAGCGCATTCGCAAGGTCACTCAGGAACACGGCATTCTGCTGATTATCGACGAAGTTCAGGCCGGCTTTGCCCGTACGGGTAAACTGTTCGCCTTCGAACACGCCGGTATTGAGCCGGACATCATCGTGATGTCCAAAGCGGTGGGCGGCGGCTTGCCGTTGGCCGTTCTGGGTATCAAGAAAGAATTTGACGCCTGGGAACCTGGCCACCATACCGGCACCTTCCGCGGTAACCAACTGGCGATGGCCACCGGCCTGACTACCCTGCAGCATCTTAAAGACCACAACGTGGCCGCTAAGGTCGCCGCACAAGGCGAATGGCTGAAAGCCAAACTGGCCGAGCTGCAAAAACGTTATCCGGCCATTGGCCACGTGCGCGGCCTGGGCTTGATGATCGGCATGGAAATCGTTAAACCAGGTGAAGCCCAGGATCATATGGGTTGTTACCCGGCGGATCCGCAATTGTCTGCCCTGCTGCAGAAGAAATGTTTCGAAGCCGGGTTGATCCTGGAGCGTGGCGGCCGTAACGGCAACGTACTGCGTCTGCTGCCTTCGCTGTTGATCACCAACGACGAACTGGGCATTTTCCTGGATAAATTTGAACAGGCCCTGTTAGCCGCCGGCGTCAAGCCTGTAGGTATGGAGTGA
- the quiA gene encoding Quinate/shikimate dehydrogenase (quinone) — MPESNTRPGIKLKLWCCLLGIILTLVGLFFAIAGGKLVSLGGSCYFLVAGIVTLLAAVQFFRRKSSAVGLFLLVFIGTLIWSVYDAGFDFWPLVSRLMVPTGLMLLALLGWPTLRKSEGKAPLAKLSYLLSAVLAVGMVGTFVQMFQPHPTVAFSGKPLPLIPVDKAKQQKDWDNYGNTPGGSRFVALDQITRDNVKELKVAWTFHTGDTPLSPDGNGAEDQQTPLQIGNRVFLCTPHNNVIAVDADSGKEIWQREINAKSQVWNRCRGLAYFDVTKPLPAPTVPGSTPAIPATLAAGDSCQRRILMNTIDARLVAINADNGEFCQNFGNQGVVDLKAGLGDAADPKYQLTSAPTLAGTTIVVGGRVADNVQTDMPGGVLRGFDVITGEMRWAFDPGNQEPNSALKPGQTFVRSTPNSWAPMSYDPAMNTVFLPMGSSSVDLWGANRNALDHKYGASILALDATTGKEKWVYQTVHNDLWDFDLPMQPSLIDFPMKDGTSKPALVIGAKTGQLFVLDRHTGKPLTEVKELPVKTRTIPGEQYSATQPFSVGMPQIGNQKLTESDMWGATPFDQLMCRISFKSMRYDGLFTAPDTDISLSFPGSLGGMNWGGLSTDPNNHYIFANDMRLGLWVQMIPQKTDANAPASNGGESVNAGMGAVPLKGTPYGVNKNRFMSPLGIPCQKPPFGTLSAIDLKTQKVVWQVPAGTVQDTGPFGIKMRAPMPVGMPTLGGTLATQGGLVFIAGTQDYYLRAFDSSTGEEVWKARLPVGSGGTPMSYISPVTGKQYIVISAGGARQSPDRGDYVIAYALDK, encoded by the coding sequence ATGCCTGAATCAAATACCCGTCCGGGTATAAAACTTAAACTATGGTGTTGTTTATTGGGGATAATCCTGACCCTGGTCGGCTTATTCTTTGCCATTGCCGGCGGTAAATTAGTCTCGCTGGGGGGCAGCTGTTACTTCCTGGTTGCCGGTATCGTCACCCTGCTTGCCGCAGTGCAATTCTTCCGCCGTAAATCTTCCGCGGTGGGGCTGTTCCTGCTGGTGTTTATCGGCACGCTGATTTGGTCGGTGTACGATGCCGGTTTCGATTTCTGGCCACTGGTTTCGCGCTTAATGGTCCCTACCGGTTTGATGCTACTGGCCTTGCTTGGCTGGCCAACGCTGCGTAAATCGGAAGGCAAGGCGCCGCTGGCGAAGCTGTCCTACCTGCTCAGCGCGGTACTGGCGGTTGGCATGGTTGGCACCTTTGTGCAGATGTTCCAGCCGCACCCTACCGTTGCTTTCAGCGGAAAACCCTTGCCGTTGATCCCGGTGGATAAAGCCAAACAGCAAAAAGACTGGGACAATTACGGCAACACCCCAGGCGGCAGCCGCTTTGTAGCGTTGGATCAAATCACCCGCGACAACGTGAAAGAGCTGAAAGTCGCCTGGACCTTCCACACTGGCGATACTCCACTAAGCCCGGACGGCAACGGTGCGGAAGATCAGCAAACGCCGCTGCAAATCGGCAACCGCGTCTTCCTGTGTACGCCGCATAACAATGTCATCGCCGTCGATGCCGACAGCGGCAAAGAAATTTGGCAGCGTGAGATCAACGCAAAATCTCAGGTCTGGAACCGTTGTCGCGGCCTGGCCTATTTTGATGTCACCAAGCCACTACCGGCTCCGACGGTGCCGGGTTCAACGCCGGCCATACCTGCCACTTTGGCGGCCGGTGACAGTTGCCAGCGCCGTATTCTGATGAACACCATCGACGCGCGCCTGGTGGCGATCAACGCCGATAACGGCGAGTTCTGTCAGAACTTTGGCAACCAGGGTGTGGTCGATCTTAAGGCCGGTCTGGGTGATGCTGCAGATCCCAAATACCAACTGACCTCGGCCCCTACACTGGCCGGCACCACCATCGTGGTCGGCGGCCGCGTGGCCGATAACGTGCAAACCGATATGCCTGGCGGCGTACTGCGTGGTTTCGACGTGATCACCGGTGAAATGCGCTGGGCGTTCGACCCGGGTAATCAAGAGCCGAACTCGGCATTGAAACCGGGGCAGACCTTCGTGCGCAGTACGCCGAACTCCTGGGCGCCAATGTCCTATGACCCGGCAATGAACACCGTGTTCCTGCCCATGGGCAGCTCTTCGGTTGACCTGTGGGGCGCTAACCGCAACGCACTGGATCACAAATACGGCGCCTCTATCCTGGCGCTGGATGCCACCACCGGTAAAGAAAAATGGGTTTATCAAACCGTTCATAACGACCTGTGGGACTTCGATCTGCCCATGCAGCCAAGCCTGATCGATTTCCCAATGAAGGATGGCACCAGCAAACCGGCGCTGGTGATTGGTGCCAAAACCGGGCAGCTCTTCGTGCTGGATCGCCATACCGGTAAACCTTTGACCGAAGTTAAAGAGCTGCCGGTGAAAACCCGCACCATCCCAGGCGAGCAATACTCGGCCACTCAACCCTTCTCTGTCGGCATGCCGCAGATCGGCAATCAAAAACTCACCGAATCCGACATGTGGGGGGCAACGCCGTTCGATCAACTGATGTGCCGCATCAGCTTTAAATCGATGCGTTATGACGGGCTGTTCACCGCTCCAGACACGGATATCTCGCTCAGCTTCCCCGGCTCGCTGGGTGGCATGAACTGGGGCGGTCTGTCGACCGATCCAAACAACCACTATATCTTTGCCAATGATATGCGTCTGGGCCTGTGGGTACAGATGATCCCGCAGAAAACCGATGCCAATGCCCCGGCCAGCAACGGCGGTGAGTCGGTCAACGCCGGGATGGGTGCCGTGCCGCTGAAAGGTACCCCTTACGGCGTGAACAAGAACCGCTTTATGTCACCGCTGGGCATCCCATGCCAGAAACCGCCTTTCGGCACCCTGTCCGCTATCGATCTGAAAACGCAGAAAGTGGTGTGGCAAGTCCCTGCCGGTACGGTGCAGGATACCGGGCCATTCGGCATCAAAATGCGCGCACCTATGCCGGTGGGCATGCCAACGCTGGGCGGCACGCTGGCGACTCAGGGCGGCCTGGTGTTCATTGCCGGCACTCAGGATTACTATCTGCGAGCATTTGACTCTTCCACCGGTGAAGAAGTCTGGAAAGCACGCTTGCCTGTCGGCAGCGGTGGTACGCCAATGAGCTATATTTCACCGGTCACCGGCAAACAATACATTGTGATCTCCGCCGGTGGCGCGCGTCAGTCGCCAGACCGTGGTGACTACGTTATTGCCTATGCGCTTGATAAATAA
- the tap_3 gene encoding Tripeptidyl aminopeptidase precursor, which produces MRLLKIAFIVGMLSPCAAFASEGPAQVKPINWQSCDNGQFNPWFDGQEIPERLQCGYLEAPLSYAGDEENETVKIAVTRLPATGEKQGSLLSITGGPGMAGIVVPFEADTLNENFDIIGYDPRGVGQSRPKISCPAKPDNDTDAEPDTLTLEQQNADWVKGCITNTGLNVLKHLGTDEAVNDVDRLRAALGEDKLSIIGLSYGTQVAQIYAERFPDKVQAMVLDGVVDITEDAYTSDYKQALSFQRTFEQFALYCEQKNQCQLNKANATEIYHGLLKKVDELALTDKNGEEINADNIVRVTTSTLYSSEDWPALAKLLRSIDSEKFDFKTLASLDNTLSTEAVPQPRAARMPGNNRELDDKSQADQEADNLTVISCADSANPGGDLEKSRLKEQKLQEASAFSNYPGKQEWPRNICDTWPFKGKLQPHTPVASSKLPPLLFVAQRFDPATPYEGAKKMAKDFNAPIIKVEGDGHTLALTGLNQCVDDEVIDYFINPEKIRANKSC; this is translated from the coding sequence GTGAGGTTGTTGAAAATAGCTTTTATTGTCGGCATGCTTTCCCCCTGTGCGGCTTTTGCCAGTGAGGGGCCAGCTCAGGTTAAGCCGATAAATTGGCAATCCTGTGATAATGGCCAATTTAATCCATGGTTCGACGGACAAGAAATTCCCGAGCGTCTGCAATGCGGTTATCTGGAAGCCCCGTTGTCCTATGCGGGCGATGAAGAGAATGAAACCGTCAAAATAGCGGTCACGCGTTTACCCGCGACCGGCGAAAAACAGGGCAGCCTGCTGTCTATTACCGGTGGCCCGGGAATGGCGGGGATAGTAGTTCCTTTCGAAGCGGACACGTTAAATGAAAATTTCGATATTATTGGCTATGACCCACGCGGTGTAGGGCAGTCCCGGCCCAAAATATCCTGCCCGGCAAAGCCGGATAATGATACCGATGCTGAACCTGATACTCTGACGCTTGAGCAACAAAATGCCGATTGGGTAAAAGGCTGTATTACTAACACCGGACTTAATGTATTAAAACATCTGGGTACCGATGAAGCGGTCAATGATGTGGATAGGCTTCGGGCGGCGCTGGGGGAAGACAAACTGAGTATTATCGGCTTATCCTACGGTACCCAGGTGGCGCAAATATATGCAGAACGCTTCCCGGATAAAGTGCAAGCCATGGTATTGGACGGCGTCGTCGACATCACGGAGGATGCTTACACCAGTGATTACAAACAGGCCCTGTCGTTCCAAAGAACCTTTGAGCAGTTTGCGCTCTATTGTGAGCAAAAAAACCAATGTCAGTTAAATAAAGCCAATGCCACGGAGATCTATCACGGGTTACTTAAAAAGGTGGATGAACTGGCGCTGACTGATAAAAACGGCGAGGAGATCAACGCGGATAATATCGTTCGCGTTACCACCAGCACCCTGTATTCATCCGAGGATTGGCCTGCGTTGGCAAAACTGTTGCGCTCTATCGATAGCGAAAAATTCGACTTCAAAACGCTGGCATCATTGGATAATACCCTGAGTACGGAGGCGGTCCCCCAGCCAAGAGCCGCCCGCATGCCTGGTAATAACAGGGAATTGGACGATAAAAGCCAGGCAGATCAAGAAGCTGACAATTTAACGGTCATTTCCTGTGCGGACTCCGCCAATCCGGGGGGCGATCTGGAAAAGAGCCGGTTAAAAGAGCAAAAATTGCAGGAGGCTTCGGCATTCAGTAACTATCCCGGCAAGCAAGAATGGCCACGTAATATTTGCGATACCTGGCCCTTTAAAGGAAAGCTACAGCCGCATACGCCGGTAGCCTCATCCAAACTGCCGCCATTATTATTTGTCGCACAGCGTTTTGACCCGGCTACCCCTTATGAGGGGGCCAAAAAGATGGCAAAAGATTTTAATGCTCCGATCATTAAGGTAGAAGGGGACGGACATACCCTCGCACTTACCGGACTGAATCAATGTGTTGATGATGAGGTTATTGATTACTTTATTAACCCTGAGAAAATCAGGGCAAATAAAAGCTGCTAG